GTGATAtggagatgtgacgaagggcaacctactactcagACACTCTATCGATTATTTGATCCCCCTGAGCCGAAactaggatggtcttcactactttcgggctccttgaagattcctcgtcattcattcatcttatggctcgcaatcctcggcaaactacctaccatggacaaatcatggctatccCACCTGGGGTATGCATATTGTGCGCTGAGAgagctacggaatctcattcacatttattctttcgatgcagatttagtcgtcagtgcctcTTTGAGATTCGCAGATGGATTCGTTTTCACTGGCCCAACAGGGACTGGGCAACatatattgaatgggcgacacggaaatggagaggtaagcacattattaatagcgCTTACCGTACGCTACTTGcatcgtgtgtctaccacatatggagggaaagaaacttgaggagatttgaacacactaagcggacaccggccacttTGAGTATCCTAATCGTAGATGACGtcaggcagaggattcttagtgttgatttagcttcatcagtcagtacacgagcattgtatagattatggcgtatcccttgggctgagggagaaaccatttgatgatcacatgttgtactATACCATTACTCttgttaatgaaatttacatttacccaaaaaaagagGGATCCTATTCAACCAAAGATTGCTACAACAACGTCGTAGGGATGGGAGGAGTAATTCCAATGGCAAAAGACGCGTCCTTGGTGTCGATACAAGGAAACccaaaattagggtttggaGCTTCAAAGGACGCTAATGGCGGACGCTCTACAATTTACTCACCGGCAGCCTTCAATCTTGATGAGTTCTTGGGGCTTGCAAACAAAGTCTAGGATGGAGATGAATCTGCTAGGGCTGCGCTCCTAGATCTGAAAAACAGATGGGAGAATAAATTTGGGCGAAGCTATTGGAAGCGAACATGGGCAGCACCGACGACGGCTGGGCTTCTAAAGCCAAGGAGACACCTGTTACCGGCGAAGGGGATGGAAACCGATGGAGAAAAAACGGGAGAAAGCGTGAGATTGGGTGCAGCGATGGAAAACGAtgctgtttcttcttcttcgtcaGAACAGCTACGGATTCCGGCGATTTCGCACCAGTTCCGATGACTGACGATCGGCTGCTGGCGGGAACTGTTAGTACACCGGAGGAACAGACGGCTGAAGGCTCTCCGGCGAAAAATTTGCAGCAACAGATTGATGATGTAAGCGCTGACTTGGATAATGATGTAAGCGCTGATGTGTGTGCAGACACAGACGCTGATGTGGAGGATGATGCAGACAATGACATATGCGATGATGTAGGTGATGACACAGGCAATGATGCAGGTGATGACACAGGCAATGATGCAGCTGCTTAGGTAATACATGACATCACCAATACTAAGGAAAAAAACAGCCTCACTCCTACACAAAAGCGCTCCTTTCCTACGGGTTTGTTTGTGGGAAACATTCCATCGAATCCAAATTCAAATGTGGACgtggatgataaaattgccgacgcttttaataattcatctcgGAGAAGCCTGTCTTACATACCTCCTACaatacaaaatggtgaagtggtTGTAAGACCTACGATGGAGGCTATTCGCAATGGAGCAACCAAGTGGAAGACCACTGCGGTCGGGTATTTTCTGGGGAAACGACCGTACTTTTACCATGTAAAAGATTTTGCATTTTCTGTATAGCCTGGATTGCGGGAGGTGAAGGCCACAACGAACgggtttttcttcttccaattcaagaCTGTTGCATTtatggaagaagcaattgaaggTGGACCGTGGTTGTTTCAAGGGCAACCAATTGTACTACAGAAATGGGAGCCAGGGATGGTAATgcgaaaattaaaacatacacaggtgcctgtttggataaaattgagacaCTTGCCAGTAGAATTATGGACCGAGGAGGGCCTTAGTACAGTGGCCAGCGGCATAGGTAAATCCCTATATCCGGATGCGATTACAAGGGCATGCATGAGACTgaacttcgctcgtgtatgcgtgatgctGGATGTAAGCTCAAGCCTAcccaaacatattatcattatgacGCCTAACGAGGAACGAGGAGAGACACCATGCAAAATTGACGTTGAATATGAGTGGATACCTCCCAAATGTACCAATTGTATGACGTTAGGCCACTTGGCCAAGGACTGTGCCCTCAATAAACCACACAAACCAACTAAACCACCGGTTGCCGTCTACATTCCTAAATTGGGGTCTCCGAGGCCACCAACTGAGCGTGATCAGGAGATAATACCACCAAATCGAGGAGTGGCAAAGAAGAGGGATAGGCAAGAATCCCCTCGTGGTGTTGTAAGGTTGAGTCACGAAGAGAAGGGTAAGGAACTTGTTGTGTATAATACGTTCAATGCTCTACActtaattgatgatgcagagGATATGTCACGGGGACCTAATCATAGCAGCCCCAAACTCGGTGATCCATGTTAAATGCAGCCATGTGGAAcgttcgtggcctgaacaagagAGACCATCAGTTAGCTGTGAAGGACattgttgctgagttcagaTTACAGTTTCTTGGTCTtattgaaactcgtgttcgtattCATAATGTTACCGCTATTCAATCTTTCATATTACCCCATTGgatgtgacgccccaaaaattataatatttaattgggagactaattggtaaatttttatgaaacttggttaattagtaaataagttatgttccataattggaatataataatacttgaatgaattaaattggagttcgttataatattttgggacaatttatattaattaagaaaattatgaaggacgtaaatggtattttgagaaaagtttaattaaataaataaaataataataatattatatatataaaaataatatgtatatatatatatataagtagagagagagagagttgagagtGGAGGTGGGGCCCAAttcccaccgcctcactccctctttgccttttttttattttagtttgtatgttgtttttaatatacacacaaacatatgcacatacaacacacacagcaaattgcaattttttggcgagagaagaaaaacagaCGGAGGATACaggggtaaagtgaaaagaccgaaccaccacctattggatagataaaagcgttgtaaggtcgaggtaagtaaataattagtattatctatatatgttctttttatttgtggtattactattatatgactttgtggttcatgctgatattgttttatctgaaaatatatgcgtggtgaatgatttgatttgattgacgatactgtgtacgtggaatgcgAAGACACGttgaaatatcatgtttgttgtatgttgtgttgtgggtgtctgagaatgagaatgtaatgatatattgttttacgttactagttgcttacaagaatggtgatatgtggaaatgagggagttgtggaaattgaatataattgtggcgtgaataccccttgacgtgttgaaaatgctatgtgcgaaaagaaagtgctatgtgcgaaaagaaaatgctatgtgcgcaatgaaaagagctttgatgcgatgctatgtgcgaaaagaaaatgctatgggcgaaatgaaacagctatgtgcgagattgatgagccggctgtcaagggggttcacttgaatttatataacggtgagattgagttggtgggaaaaacacaatatcaccttctggtaaacaaactaggaaaaatggagtttggttggttgtcttattatgagatagtcatgtggtgtaataatgttgattatgttggaattaaattgactgtattccATTCGTGTTGTttctttatcttgtttgggctatggttgacatgcatatatagataggactggttatttgcttactgagtggcaggctcattcccctgctgatattttctttcaggaatagactttgaggtgtctgacagttgaagaataggtccacacgctatactcaggcaggtcgggccagtatgcagttttctcctcttagtcagttagagtacaactcacattttgtttgtacagagaGAACATAATTGTATGGATTACTTGTGGTGAATTaccttgtggtgtttgatatgtatatatatatatatataatattgtaggTTGATAATACTTGCTATGACATGTTGGaattacgtatgcaaatttatatatatgaacatagggattactataagtatgaagTTTAGGGGAGATATAGctcttgtagcgaagggggtgctacattggaaatggtttgtgNNNNNNNNNNNNNNNNNNNNNNNNNNNNNNNNNNNNNNNNNNNNNNNNNNNNNNNNNNNNNNNNNNNNNNNNNNNNNNNNNNNNNNNNNNNNNNNNNNNNNNNNNNNNNNNNNNNNNNNNNNNNNNNNNNNNNNNNNNNNNNNNNNNNNNNNNNNNNNNNNNNNNNNNNNNNGTTGGTAATCGGGTTTGGATTGCGTgggatgaaaatttcatagaaGTTGAAGTGATTGAATGTGGAACACAATTTATCCACTGCATTGTTTATCTACGATCACTGCAGGAATCAATGGCCATTACTGTGATTTATGGAGCTACGGAGGTGGCAGATAGGAGGGAGTTATGGTCTTCTTTAGAGAATATTGTCGTGTAGAGTGTTGATGTCCCGTGGCTTATTGGAGGAGATTTCAATGTAGTGCGAGATCTCACTGAAATATGTGGAGCTTCGGGAGACATTCGAATGGCaatggaagaattcaatggCTGTATTCAGAATGCGGGCTTGTTACcactacccatgcagggagaatggtaTACGTGGCACAATTGCAGTGCAAGTCCACGAAATCTTTGGAAAAGACTAGACCGAATGcttattaatgatagatggatggctaGATACCCGACATCTTTTTATACTACCCTCACCCCACGTACTTCAGACCACTCATCGCTAGTATTAAACGGGGATAATCAACaacaatatggaggtatgtttcgttTCGATAATTACCTCACATTATCACCAGAGTTTATTTCCAGTGTGCAGCAGATTTGGCAGCACCACATCATAGGGgtgcctatgtatgcggtGACAAGGAAACTGAAAGCACTAAAATCGGTGtttagagagcagaggaggaaaaaAGGGGATCTATCACACAATGTCCAGCTAGCTAAAGGATTTCTTGAGGTGGCGCAACTGCTGGTTAGTTCAAACAGACAGGAGGAGCTATTCTTACAACTGGAACACTACTGCCGGATTGTTCTAGCTAAAGCagccaaacttgaacaaattatgctTCAACAACGTGcaaagatgcagtggatgaaagggGGCGACCAATGCTCCCGGgtgttctttcgtaagatATCTCAAAAAAGATCGGCaaggagaatcttacaaatcaaaGACGATCATGGAACTACTCAAATAGAACCAGGAGCAGTTATCAATGAGTTTGTCAAGTATTATCAGAACCTTCTTGGGGGGGAAAGACGAAGAGATGCGATTGATCTTCGTTTCCTTCGACCGTGGGCTAGACACATACTGAGTGACGAGGACGCTAATTCTTTACTCGTGCCATTCACACCAGAGGATGTCAAGCATgcggtttttgacattgcggAGGACAAGGCATCGGGGCCGgacgggtattcatcgggTTTTTTGAAAGCCGCATGGACTATAGTGGGGTAGGAGGTGTCTTCGGCTgtgttggatttctttaatacagGCCGAAtactgaagcagataaatactacacttttggcactCATACCAAAAGTACATTCCCCTACGACTGTTGGTGACTTTCGTCCTATTTCCTGCTGTAATTCGACCGTGGGCTAGACACATACTGAGTGACGAGGACGCTAATTCTTTACTCGTGCCATTCACACCAGAGGTGTCAAGCATgtggtttttgacattgcggaggacaaggcaccgggaccggacgggtattcatcgggTTTTTCAAAGCCGCATGGACTATAGTGGGGCAGGAGGTGTCTTCGGCTgtgttggatttctttaatacagGCCGAAtactgaagcagataaatactacacttttggcactcataccaaaggtacattcccCTACGACTGTTGGTGACTTTCGTCCTATTTCCTGCTGTAATGTGTTGTATAAGATTATTGCAAAGCTCATTGACCAATggttgagtgtgatactgGACAAACTAATTAGTCCGTGTCAAGCGGCGTTTGTGCCTGGAAGGAGCATTGAAGATAATATCATGTTGGCACAAGAGCTTTTTATGGGATATAATCAGGCACACCGTCCACCCCGGTGTGCtttaaaagtggacattcgaaAAGCATACGACACGGTGGAATGGGACTTCATGATTGcggtgatggagttatttggattTCCTGATACTttcgtgaagtggattgaggcaTGTGTTACCACACCCTCATTTTCTATTGGGCTGAATGAAAAACCCCATAGTTTTTTCAAGGGAGCGAGAGGACTTCGGCAGGGTGACCCTCTATCACCATACTTGTTCGTGCTtatgatggaagtcctacacttAGGTCTCCTGCAATTGATTGACCAGGTTGAATTATTCTCattccattggaagtgtgataCTGCCAGGATTTTTCAGATGGGATTTGCTGACGATTTGTTATTATTCTGCCGAGCTGATATGAATTCTATTGGAATCTTTAAAACTGGATTGGATtgctttgctgaatggtcggggcTCAGACTGAACTTGCAGAAAAGTCACCTTATAatctcacgttcagcacaaGGATTACGCGAGGAGATGCTAGCAGCACTCGGATTTCAAGAAGGGGTCTTACCAATGAAGTATTTGGGGctacctcttttatcttcGCGATTAACGATTGCTGATTGTCGcccattattgttgaaaattgataaacgtattgctAGTTGGGAAGGTATGGCTATTTCatatgctggtagagtacaaattattaaatctgtacttatgTCACTCACTTTATATTGAGCTTCGGCGTTCATATTGCCTAAGAAAGTTactaatgaaattgagaagaagctgagaactttcttgtggaaaggGACAACAACAAGTGGCTACGCCAATGTAGGCTGGAAAGATCTTTGCCGGCCAaaggatgagggaggattaggattcaaggatatttccatcttgaatcgtgcattaatgacGAAGAAGCTTTGCGATATTATCAGGTGTGATAGGACTtcgatttgggttgaatggctttaccagggaCGGCTacgagacacctccatttggatGATTAAGGAGcatggaggctcatggggatggcggaaaatTCTCCGCTTACGGGCTTTCCTTCGCCCTATGGTAGACTATCAGATTGGAGACGGGATGAGGTTTTATTtatggcaggacccgtggcactATCTAGGTCCACTTAGTGACACATTCCCACGGGGACCGAGGCTACTAGGATTGGAGGAGTCAGCCAAACTCAGCATGGTGATTATtgaaggagagtggcagtggccaCCCATCACAGATTTCGAGTGTATGGAGATCACGCCATCACAGATTTCGAGTGTATGGAGATCACGCATGCATTACCCTCAATTCATGGAGGCGAGGATCGCATTATGTGGCGATTTGATCATGGACATCCGACAGCTCAGGCTCTTTACATACTATTTGAtccaccaggaccgaaagtaggttggtcttcactactttcgggatcacttaagattcctcgtcattcattcatcttatggcttgctattcttggcaagttggctacgacggacaaatcatggctagCTCACCTTGGCCCTTGTATCTTGTGTAACGAAGGAGCAACGGAgacacatggccacttattctttcaatgCAGATTCAGTAGACAATGTCTAGTAGAGATACGGCGAATGGTACGCTATTCTTGGCCAAATAGAGAATGGACAACGGATATTGCATGGGCTTCccagagat
This DNA window, taken from Sesamum indicum cultivar Zhongzhi No. 13 unplaced genomic scaffold, S_indicum_v1.0 scaffold00198, whole genome shotgun sequence, encodes the following:
- the LOC105179751 gene encoding uncharacterized protein LOC105179751, with translation MEAIRNGATKWKTTAPGLREVKATTNGFFFFQFKTVAFMEEAIEGGPWLFQGQPIVLQKWEPGMVMRKLKHTQVPVWIKLRHLPVELWTEEGLSTVASGIGKSLYPDAITRACMRLNFARVCVMLDVSSSLPKHIIIMTPNEERGETPCKIDVEYEWIPPKCTNCMTLGHLAKDCALNKPHKPTKPPVAVYIPKLGSPRPPTERDQEIIPPNRGVAKKRDRQESPRGVVRLSHEEKGKELVVYNTFNALHLIDDAEDMSRGPNHSSPKLGDPC